In Chanodichthys erythropterus isolate Z2021 chromosome 7, ASM2448905v1, whole genome shotgun sequence, a genomic segment contains:
- the frmd4a gene encoding FERM domain-containing protein 4A isoform X8, with protein MTEGRRCQVHLLDDRKLELLVQPKLMAKDLLDLVASHFNLKEKEYFGISYVDETGHFSWLQLDRRVLEHEFPKKSGPIVLYFCVRFYIESISYLKDNATIELFFLNAKSCIYKELIEVDSEVVFELASYILQEAKGDFTSNDATRADLKKLPALPTQALKEHPSLAYCEDRVIEHYKKLSGQSRGQAIVNYMSIVESLPTYGVHYYAVKDKQGIPWWLGLSYKGIFQYDYQDKVKPRKVFQWRQLENLYFREKKFSVEVHDPRSRASVTRRTFGHSGIAVHTWYACPTLIKSIWAMAISQHQFYLDRKQSKSKIHAARSLNEIAIDLTETGTLKTSKLANMGSKGKIISGSSGSLLSSGSQESDSSQTAKKDMLAALRARQEALEETLRQRIEELKSICIREAELTGKLPKEYPLDPGEEPPTVRRKIGTAFKLDEQKILPKGEEEELERLEREFAIQSQITEAARRLASDPHINSKKLKKQRKTSYLNALKKLQDIENGINEYRVRSGKKPTQRASLIIEEANIGSEDSSLSDALVLDDDDPQVAGTPTFSPAASPHKGLPPRPPSHSRPPPPQSLDGLRHLHYQRSDYDKSPIKPRMWSESSLDEPYERVKKRSSHSSSHRRFPSTGSCEAGGSNSLQNSPVRSLPHWNSQSSMPSTPDLRTRSYVHSASLTQPFRGRSSSLESQGKLLSLEADTEAGLSPDLFLSGPQRTGSNGSVVPDDCSSCTSHSSSEHYYPSTTSNPNYCTLAEDSPSKARQRQRQRHKSAGHLGASSSGSMPNLAARNGSTHGGVCGSHQGVYLHSQSQPSSQYRIKEYPLYTEGSSPNAVVVRSLENDQEGHYSVKAQFKTSNSYTAGGLYKEGWGSGEDGEAGGGSGRLTPSRSQIVRTPSLGREGGGGGGGRAAVSEELRCWYQRSSGSLKEHSRVTHTSSNSSDGRGGRIGTLVKGSPAASPHSQRSGTPCSDPAATPPCSPQHILNWQSGSPFTDSCFLSSPLCSEIADVQWYGHEKAKPGTLV; from the exons CCCAAGCTAATGGCGAAGGATCTTCTAGACCTGGTGGCATCCCATTTCAACCTGAAGGAGAAAGAATATTTTGGAATCTCTTACGTAGATGAGAC GGGTCATTTCAGCTGGTTGCAGTTAGATCGTCGTGTGCTGGAACATGAGTTTCCCAAGAAATCTGGACCCATTGTGCTTTACTTCTGCGTAAG GTTCTACATAGAAAGTATCTCTTACCTTAAGGACAATGCCACAATAGAGCTGTTCTTCCTCAATGCAAAGTCCTGCATCTATAAG GAGCTCATAGAGGTGGACAGCGAGGTGGTGTTTGAACTGGCCTCCTACATCTTACAG GAAGCTAAAGGAGACTTCACGAG TAATGATGCTACTAGGGCTGATCTGAAGAAACTGCCAGCACTGCCTACACAAGCACTGAAGGAGCACCCTTCACTCGCATATTG TGAGGACCGGGTCATTGAGCACTATAAGAAGCTAAGCGGACAGTCCAGAGGCCAGGCTATCGTCAA TTATATGAGTATAGTGGAGTCATTGCCCACATATGGAGTGCATTATTACGCTGTTAAG gatAAGCAGGGTATCCCATGGTGGCTGGGTTTGAGTTATAAAGGCATTTTTCAGTATGACTACCAGGACAAAGTCAAACCAAGAAAG GTGTTCCAATGGAGACAATTGGAGAATCTGTACTTCAGGGAGAAGAAGTTCTCAGTGGAAGTTCATGACCCGAGAAG CAGGGCGTCGGTAACCCGGAGGACATTTGGTCACAGTGGCATCGCCGTGCACACCTGGTACGCCTGTCCCACACTCATCAAATCCATCTGGGCCATGGCCATCAGCCAACACCAGTTCTACCTGGACCGCAAACAGAGCAAA AGTAAGATCCACGCAGCACGCAGTCTGAATGAGATAGCCATAGACCTGACAGAAACAGGAACCCTCAAGACCTCCAAACTTGCCAACATGGGCAGCAAAGGCAAAATCATCAGCGGGAGCAGCGGGAGCCTACTGTCCTCAG gcTCTCAAGAGTCAGACAGCTCCCAGACCGCTAAGAAGGACATGTTGGCGGCTTTGAGGGCCAGACAGGAAGCACTGGAGGAGACGCTCAGACAGAGAATAGAGGAACTCAAGAGCATCTGCATCAGAGAAGCG gaGCTGACAGGAAAGCTTCCAAAAGAGTACCCTCTGGACCCCGGTGAGGAGCCGCCCACAGTCAGACGCAAAATTGGCACAGCCTTCAAGTTGGATGAGCAGAAGATCCTGCCCAAAGGGGAG gaaGAGGAATTGGAGCGTTTGGAAAGAGAATTTGCCATCCAGTCTCAGATAACGGAGGCAGCGCGGCGGTTAGCGTCGGATCCTCACATCAACAGCAAGAAGCTGAAGAAACAGAGGAAGACATCCTATCTGAATGCTCTGAAGAAGCTGCAAGACATCGAGAATGGCATCAACGAGTACCGCGTTCGCTCCGGGAAGAAGCCCACACAACGTGCCTCTCTCATCATAGAGG AAGCAAATATCGGCTCAGAGGACAGTTCGTTGTCTGACGCATTGGTGCTGGATGATG ATGACCCCCAGGTGGCAGGAACCCCCACATTCTCTCCAGCTGCCTCCCCACACAAAGGTCTCCCTCCCCGACCCCCCTCCCACAGCCGGCCTCCTCCCCCCCAGTCCCTGGATGGACTAAGACACCTGCACTACCAGCGCAGTGACTACGACAAGTCCCCCATCAAACCCCGCATGTGGAGCGAAAGCTCATTAGATGAACCCTACGAACGGGTGAAGAAACGATCCTCGCACTCCAG TAGTCACAGGCGGTTCCCCAGCACAGGTAGCTGTGAGGCGGGAGGGAGCAACTCTCTCCAAAACAGCCCAGTGCGCTCCCTCCCTCACTGGAACAGCCAGTCCAGCATGCCCTCCACCCCTGACCTGAGAACACGGAGCTACGTCCACTCAGCCAG TCTAACTCAGCCCTTCCGTGGCCGGAGTTCCAGTTTGGAGTCTCAGGGGAAGCTGCTGTCCTTGGAGGCAGACACAGAGGCAGGACTTAGCCCTGACCtttttctgtcaggaccacaGAGGACAGGAAGCAATGGCTCTGTTGTCCCTGACGACTGCTCATCTTGCACCAGCCACTCCAGCTCAGAACATTATTACCCCTCGACCACCTCTAACCCCAACTACTGTACGCTGGCCGAGGACTCGCCATCCAAAGCCCGGCAGCGGCAGCGACAGCGCCACAAGTCTGCCGGACACCTGGGTGCGTCTAGTTCTGGCAGCATGCCCAATCTAGCGGCCCGTAACGGGAGCACCCACGGAGGAGTGTGCGGGAGCCATCAGGGTGTGTACCTCCACAGTCAGAGCCAGCCATCTTCACAGTACCGTATCAAAGAGTACCCGCTGTACACAGAGGGCAGCAGCCCCAATGCCGTGGTCGTCCGCAGCCTGGAAAATGACCAGGAGGGGCACTACAGCGTCAAGGCACAGTTCAAGACCTCCAACTCTTACACAGCTGGGGGGCTTTATAAGGAGGGTTGGGGCTCCGGGGAGGACGGGGAAGCGGGTGGCGGCAGCGGGAGGTTGACGCCCTCCCGATCACAGATTGTGAGGACTCCGTCTCTGGGCagggaaggaggaggaggaggaggggggcGGGCAGCGGTGTCAGAGGAGCTGCGGTGCTGGTACCAGCGCTCGTCTGGATCGCTAAAGGAGCACAGCCGCGTCACGCACACCAGCTCCAACTCTTCAGATGGCCGTGGAGGACGAATAGGGACGCTAGTGAAGGGGTCACCAG ctGCATCTCCACACAGTCAGAGGAGTGGAACTCCCTGTAGTGACCCTGCAGCTACGCCCCCCTGCAGCCCACAACACATACTCAATTGGCAGAGCGG
- the frmd4a gene encoding FERM domain-containing protein 4A isoform X1, with protein MEAMLMSLGESVCVRHSALWDVTSATLRRLRHTHLRAPDVLVRAVYQMTEGRRCQVHLLDDRKLELLVQPKLMAKDLLDLVASHFNLKEKEYFGISYVDETGHFSWLQLDRRVLEHEFPKKSGPIVLYFCVRFYIESISYLKDNATIELFFLNAKSCIYKELIEVDSEVVFELASYILQEAKGDFTSNDATRADLKKLPALPTQALKEHPSLAYCEDRVIEHYKKLSGQSRGQAIVNYMSIVESLPTYGVHYYAVKDKQGIPWWLGLSYKGIFQYDYQDKVKPRKVFQWRQLENLYFREKKFSVEVHDPRSRASVTRRTFGHSGIAVHTWYACPTLIKSIWAMAISQHQFYLDRKQSKSKIHAARSLNEIAIDLTETGTLKTSKLANMGSKGKIISGSSGSLLSSGSQESDSSQTAKKDMLAALRARQEALEETLRQRIEELKSICIREAELTGKLPKEYPLDPGEEPPTVRRKIGTAFKLDEQKILPKGEEEELERLEREFAIQSQITEAARRLASDPHINSKKLKKQRKTSYLNALKKLQDIENGINEYRVRSGKKPTQRASLIIEEANIGSEDSSLSDALVLDDDDPQVAGTPTFSPAASPHKGLPPRPPSHSRPPPPQSLDGLRHLHYQRSDYDKSPIKPRMWSESSLDEPYERVKKRSSHSSSHRRFPSTGSCEAGGSNSLQNSPVRSLPHWNSQSSMPSTPDLRTRSYVHSASLTQPFRGRSSSLESQGKLLSLEADTEAGLSPDLFLSGPQRTGSNGSVVPDDCSSCTSHSSSEHYYPSTTSNPNYCTLAEDSPSKARQRQRQRHKSAGHLGASSSGSMPNLAARNGSTHGGVCGSHQGVYLHSQSQPSSQYRIKEYPLYTEGSSPNAVVVRSLENDQEGHYSVKAQFKTSNSYTAGGLYKEGWGSGEDGEAGGGSGRLTPSRSQIVRTPSLGREGGGGGGGRAAVSEELRCWYQRSSGSLKEHSRVTHTSSNSSDGRGGRIGTLVKGSPAASPHSQRSGTPCSDPAATPPCSPQHILNWQSGSPFTDSCFLSSPLCSEIADVQWYGHEKAKPGTLV; from the exons CCCAAGCTAATGGCGAAGGATCTTCTAGACCTGGTGGCATCCCATTTCAACCTGAAGGAGAAAGAATATTTTGGAATCTCTTACGTAGATGAGAC GGGTCATTTCAGCTGGTTGCAGTTAGATCGTCGTGTGCTGGAACATGAGTTTCCCAAGAAATCTGGACCCATTGTGCTTTACTTCTGCGTAAG GTTCTACATAGAAAGTATCTCTTACCTTAAGGACAATGCCACAATAGAGCTGTTCTTCCTCAATGCAAAGTCCTGCATCTATAAG GAGCTCATAGAGGTGGACAGCGAGGTGGTGTTTGAACTGGCCTCCTACATCTTACAG GAAGCTAAAGGAGACTTCACGAG TAATGATGCTACTAGGGCTGATCTGAAGAAACTGCCAGCACTGCCTACACAAGCACTGAAGGAGCACCCTTCACTCGCATATTG TGAGGACCGGGTCATTGAGCACTATAAGAAGCTAAGCGGACAGTCCAGAGGCCAGGCTATCGTCAA TTATATGAGTATAGTGGAGTCATTGCCCACATATGGAGTGCATTATTACGCTGTTAAG gatAAGCAGGGTATCCCATGGTGGCTGGGTTTGAGTTATAAAGGCATTTTTCAGTATGACTACCAGGACAAAGTCAAACCAAGAAAG GTGTTCCAATGGAGACAATTGGAGAATCTGTACTTCAGGGAGAAGAAGTTCTCAGTGGAAGTTCATGACCCGAGAAG CAGGGCGTCGGTAACCCGGAGGACATTTGGTCACAGTGGCATCGCCGTGCACACCTGGTACGCCTGTCCCACACTCATCAAATCCATCTGGGCCATGGCCATCAGCCAACACCAGTTCTACCTGGACCGCAAACAGAGCAAA AGTAAGATCCACGCAGCACGCAGTCTGAATGAGATAGCCATAGACCTGACAGAAACAGGAACCCTCAAGACCTCCAAACTTGCCAACATGGGCAGCAAAGGCAAAATCATCAGCGGGAGCAGCGGGAGCCTACTGTCCTCAG gcTCTCAAGAGTCAGACAGCTCCCAGACCGCTAAGAAGGACATGTTGGCGGCTTTGAGGGCCAGACAGGAAGCACTGGAGGAGACGCTCAGACAGAGAATAGAGGAACTCAAGAGCATCTGCATCAGAGAAGCG gaGCTGACAGGAAAGCTTCCAAAAGAGTACCCTCTGGACCCCGGTGAGGAGCCGCCCACAGTCAGACGCAAAATTGGCACAGCCTTCAAGTTGGATGAGCAGAAGATCCTGCCCAAAGGGGAG gaaGAGGAATTGGAGCGTTTGGAAAGAGAATTTGCCATCCAGTCTCAGATAACGGAGGCAGCGCGGCGGTTAGCGTCGGATCCTCACATCAACAGCAAGAAGCTGAAGAAACAGAGGAAGACATCCTATCTGAATGCTCTGAAGAAGCTGCAAGACATCGAGAATGGCATCAACGAGTACCGCGTTCGCTCCGGGAAGAAGCCCACACAACGTGCCTCTCTCATCATAGAGG AAGCAAATATCGGCTCAGAGGACAGTTCGTTGTCTGACGCATTGGTGCTGGATGATG ATGACCCCCAGGTGGCAGGAACCCCCACATTCTCTCCAGCTGCCTCCCCACACAAAGGTCTCCCTCCCCGACCCCCCTCCCACAGCCGGCCTCCTCCCCCCCAGTCCCTGGATGGACTAAGACACCTGCACTACCAGCGCAGTGACTACGACAAGTCCCCCATCAAACCCCGCATGTGGAGCGAAAGCTCATTAGATGAACCCTACGAACGGGTGAAGAAACGATCCTCGCACTCCAG TAGTCACAGGCGGTTCCCCAGCACAGGTAGCTGTGAGGCGGGAGGGAGCAACTCTCTCCAAAACAGCCCAGTGCGCTCCCTCCCTCACTGGAACAGCCAGTCCAGCATGCCCTCCACCCCTGACCTGAGAACACGGAGCTACGTCCACTCAGCCAG TCTAACTCAGCCCTTCCGTGGCCGGAGTTCCAGTTTGGAGTCTCAGGGGAAGCTGCTGTCCTTGGAGGCAGACACAGAGGCAGGACTTAGCCCTGACCtttttctgtcaggaccacaGAGGACAGGAAGCAATGGCTCTGTTGTCCCTGACGACTGCTCATCTTGCACCAGCCACTCCAGCTCAGAACATTATTACCCCTCGACCACCTCTAACCCCAACTACTGTACGCTGGCCGAGGACTCGCCATCCAAAGCCCGGCAGCGGCAGCGACAGCGCCACAAGTCTGCCGGACACCTGGGTGCGTCTAGTTCTGGCAGCATGCCCAATCTAGCGGCCCGTAACGGGAGCACCCACGGAGGAGTGTGCGGGAGCCATCAGGGTGTGTACCTCCACAGTCAGAGCCAGCCATCTTCACAGTACCGTATCAAAGAGTACCCGCTGTACACAGAGGGCAGCAGCCCCAATGCCGTGGTCGTCCGCAGCCTGGAAAATGACCAGGAGGGGCACTACAGCGTCAAGGCACAGTTCAAGACCTCCAACTCTTACACAGCTGGGGGGCTTTATAAGGAGGGTTGGGGCTCCGGGGAGGACGGGGAAGCGGGTGGCGGCAGCGGGAGGTTGACGCCCTCCCGATCACAGATTGTGAGGACTCCGTCTCTGGGCagggaaggaggaggaggaggaggggggcGGGCAGCGGTGTCAGAGGAGCTGCGGTGCTGGTACCAGCGCTCGTCTGGATCGCTAAAGGAGCACAGCCGCGTCACGCACACCAGCTCCAACTCTTCAGATGGCCGTGGAGGACGAATAGGGACGCTAGTGAAGGGGTCACCAG ctGCATCTCCACACAGTCAGAGGAGTGGAACTCCCTGTAGTGACCCTGCAGCTACGCCCCCCTGCAGCCCACAACACATACTCAATTGGCAGAGCGG
- the frmd4a gene encoding FERM domain-containing protein 4A isoform X3, which yields MEAMLMSLGESVCVRHSALWDVTSATLRRLRHTHLRAPDVLVRAVYQMTEGRRCQVHLLDDRKLELLVQPKLMAKDLLDLVASHFNLKEKEYFGISYVDETGHFSWLQLDRRVLEHEFPKKSGPIVLYFCVRFYIESISYLKDNATIELFFLNAKSCIYKELIEVDSEVVFELASYILQEAKGDFTSNDATRADLKKLPALPTQALKEHPSLAYCEDRVIEHYKKLSGQSRGQAIVNYMSIVESLPTYGVHYYAVKDKQGIPWWLGLSYKGIFQYDYQDKVKPRKVFQWRQLENLYFREKKFSVEVHDPRSRASVTRRTFGHSGIAVHTWYACPTLIKSIWAMAISQHQFYLDRKQSKSKIHAARSLNEIAIDLTETGTLKTSKLANMGSKGKIISGSSGSLLSSGSQESDSSQTAKKDMLAALRARQEALEETLRQRIEELKSICIREAELTGKLPKEYPLDPGEEPPTVRRKIGTAFKLDEQKILPKGEEEELERLEREFAIQSQITEAARRLASDPHINSKKLKKQRKTSYLNALKKLQDIENGINEYRVRSGKKPTQRASLIIEEANIGSEDSSLSDALVLDDDDPQVAGTPTFSPAASPHKGLPPRPPSHSRPPPPQSLDGLRHLHYQRSDYDKSPIKPRMWSESSLDEPYERVKKRSSHSSSHRRFPSTGSCEAGGSNSLQNSPVRSLPHWNSQSSMPSTPDLRTRSYVHSASLTQPFRGRSSSLESQGKLLSLEADTEAGLSPDLFLSGPQRTGSNGSVVPDDCSSCTSHSSSEHYYPSTTSNPNYCTLAEDSPSKARQRQRQRHKSAGHLGASSSGSMPNLAARNGSTHGGVCGSHQGVYLHSQSQPSSQYRIKEYPLYTEGSSPNAVVVRSLENDQEGHYSVKAQFKTSNSYTAGGLYKEGWGSGEDGEAGGGSGRLTPSRSQIVRTPSLGREGGGGGGGRAAVSEELRCWYQRSSGSLKEHSRVTHTSSNSSDGRGGRIGTLVKGSPAASPHSQRSGTPCSDPAATPPCSPQHILNWQSGDTTESSPTEDRSPSHQSTDQ from the exons CCCAAGCTAATGGCGAAGGATCTTCTAGACCTGGTGGCATCCCATTTCAACCTGAAGGAGAAAGAATATTTTGGAATCTCTTACGTAGATGAGAC GGGTCATTTCAGCTGGTTGCAGTTAGATCGTCGTGTGCTGGAACATGAGTTTCCCAAGAAATCTGGACCCATTGTGCTTTACTTCTGCGTAAG GTTCTACATAGAAAGTATCTCTTACCTTAAGGACAATGCCACAATAGAGCTGTTCTTCCTCAATGCAAAGTCCTGCATCTATAAG GAGCTCATAGAGGTGGACAGCGAGGTGGTGTTTGAACTGGCCTCCTACATCTTACAG GAAGCTAAAGGAGACTTCACGAG TAATGATGCTACTAGGGCTGATCTGAAGAAACTGCCAGCACTGCCTACACAAGCACTGAAGGAGCACCCTTCACTCGCATATTG TGAGGACCGGGTCATTGAGCACTATAAGAAGCTAAGCGGACAGTCCAGAGGCCAGGCTATCGTCAA TTATATGAGTATAGTGGAGTCATTGCCCACATATGGAGTGCATTATTACGCTGTTAAG gatAAGCAGGGTATCCCATGGTGGCTGGGTTTGAGTTATAAAGGCATTTTTCAGTATGACTACCAGGACAAAGTCAAACCAAGAAAG GTGTTCCAATGGAGACAATTGGAGAATCTGTACTTCAGGGAGAAGAAGTTCTCAGTGGAAGTTCATGACCCGAGAAG CAGGGCGTCGGTAACCCGGAGGACATTTGGTCACAGTGGCATCGCCGTGCACACCTGGTACGCCTGTCCCACACTCATCAAATCCATCTGGGCCATGGCCATCAGCCAACACCAGTTCTACCTGGACCGCAAACAGAGCAAA AGTAAGATCCACGCAGCACGCAGTCTGAATGAGATAGCCATAGACCTGACAGAAACAGGAACCCTCAAGACCTCCAAACTTGCCAACATGGGCAGCAAAGGCAAAATCATCAGCGGGAGCAGCGGGAGCCTACTGTCCTCAG gcTCTCAAGAGTCAGACAGCTCCCAGACCGCTAAGAAGGACATGTTGGCGGCTTTGAGGGCCAGACAGGAAGCACTGGAGGAGACGCTCAGACAGAGAATAGAGGAACTCAAGAGCATCTGCATCAGAGAAGCG gaGCTGACAGGAAAGCTTCCAAAAGAGTACCCTCTGGACCCCGGTGAGGAGCCGCCCACAGTCAGACGCAAAATTGGCACAGCCTTCAAGTTGGATGAGCAGAAGATCCTGCCCAAAGGGGAG gaaGAGGAATTGGAGCGTTTGGAAAGAGAATTTGCCATCCAGTCTCAGATAACGGAGGCAGCGCGGCGGTTAGCGTCGGATCCTCACATCAACAGCAAGAAGCTGAAGAAACAGAGGAAGACATCCTATCTGAATGCTCTGAAGAAGCTGCAAGACATCGAGAATGGCATCAACGAGTACCGCGTTCGCTCCGGGAAGAAGCCCACACAACGTGCCTCTCTCATCATAGAGG AAGCAAATATCGGCTCAGAGGACAGTTCGTTGTCTGACGCATTGGTGCTGGATGATG ATGACCCCCAGGTGGCAGGAACCCCCACATTCTCTCCAGCTGCCTCCCCACACAAAGGTCTCCCTCCCCGACCCCCCTCCCACAGCCGGCCTCCTCCCCCCCAGTCCCTGGATGGACTAAGACACCTGCACTACCAGCGCAGTGACTACGACAAGTCCCCCATCAAACCCCGCATGTGGAGCGAAAGCTCATTAGATGAACCCTACGAACGGGTGAAGAAACGATCCTCGCACTCCAG TAGTCACAGGCGGTTCCCCAGCACAGGTAGCTGTGAGGCGGGAGGGAGCAACTCTCTCCAAAACAGCCCAGTGCGCTCCCTCCCTCACTGGAACAGCCAGTCCAGCATGCCCTCCACCCCTGACCTGAGAACACGGAGCTACGTCCACTCAGCCAG TCTAACTCAGCCCTTCCGTGGCCGGAGTTCCAGTTTGGAGTCTCAGGGGAAGCTGCTGTCCTTGGAGGCAGACACAGAGGCAGGACTTAGCCCTGACCtttttctgtcaggaccacaGAGGACAGGAAGCAATGGCTCTGTTGTCCCTGACGACTGCTCATCTTGCACCAGCCACTCCAGCTCAGAACATTATTACCCCTCGACCACCTCTAACCCCAACTACTGTACGCTGGCCGAGGACTCGCCATCCAAAGCCCGGCAGCGGCAGCGACAGCGCCACAAGTCTGCCGGACACCTGGGTGCGTCTAGTTCTGGCAGCATGCCCAATCTAGCGGCCCGTAACGGGAGCACCCACGGAGGAGTGTGCGGGAGCCATCAGGGTGTGTACCTCCACAGTCAGAGCCAGCCATCTTCACAGTACCGTATCAAAGAGTACCCGCTGTACACAGAGGGCAGCAGCCCCAATGCCGTGGTCGTCCGCAGCCTGGAAAATGACCAGGAGGGGCACTACAGCGTCAAGGCACAGTTCAAGACCTCCAACTCTTACACAGCTGGGGGGCTTTATAAGGAGGGTTGGGGCTCCGGGGAGGACGGGGAAGCGGGTGGCGGCAGCGGGAGGTTGACGCCCTCCCGATCACAGATTGTGAGGACTCCGTCTCTGGGCagggaaggaggaggaggaggaggggggcGGGCAGCGGTGTCAGAGGAGCTGCGGTGCTGGTACCAGCGCTCGTCTGGATCGCTAAAGGAGCACAGCCGCGTCACGCACACCAGCTCCAACTCTTCAGATGGCCGTGGAGGACGAATAGGGACGCTAGTGAAGGGGTCACCAG ctGCATCTCCACACAGTCAGAGGAGTGGAACTCCCTGTAGTGACCCTGCAGCTACGCCCCCCTGCAGCCCACAACACATACTCAATTGGCAGAGCGG